From Etheostoma cragini isolate CJK2018 chromosome 17, CSU_Ecrag_1.0, whole genome shotgun sequence, one genomic window encodes:
- the npm3 gene encoding nucleoplasmin-3 — translation MSCHDDECSEDHGPAGQSKLESFLFSCELSSKVPFYTFQGDEEEDLEHFLELRTVCLGEGAKEESNVVEVTAMNHQGKTISVPIASLHISCLPMVSLGEFELKAPVTIRLKAGTGPVTVSGLHLIASQVEESDLSDEDDEDDEDDDDEEEEEEITPIKPAKKKQKQ, via the exons ATCACGGACCAGCTGGCCAGTCGAAGTTGGAGAGCTTCCTTTTTA GCTGCGAGCTGTCCTCTAAAGTGCCTTTCTACACTTTCCAAGGCGACGAAGAGGAGGACCTGGAGCACTTCCTTGAACTCAGAACA gtgTGTCTGGGAGAGGGTGCCAAGGAGGAGAGTAATGTGGTGGAGGTAACGGCCATGAACCACCAAGGAAAGACTATTTCAGTGCCCATCGCCAGCCTTCACATCAGCTGTCTGCCTatg GTGAGTCTGGGAGAGTTTGAGCTGAAAGCCCCGGTGACCATCCGGCTCAAGGCTGGGACAGGACCAGTTACCGTCAGCGGGTTACACCTCATAG CCTCACAGGTTGAAGAGTCTGACCTTtctgatgaggatgatgaggatgatgaggatgatgatgacgaggaggaggaggaagagatcACCCCAATTAAACCAGCAAAGAAGAAGCAAAAGCAGTAG